The following proteins are encoded in a genomic region of Desulfomicrobium escambiense DSM 10707:
- a CDS encoding efflux transporter outer membrane subunit, with product MRRMILTLALLLVGGCATMAPDRERPEVNLPATWAAAKADAGATSPDINATGWREVFADPALQKLIETALLENRDLRQAVLALDKARAQYGVVRADSLPNVDASGRNSNTRSPGDLRGGIEGIDRQWAAGLGVASFELDLFGRVRSLEDKALEEYLATEEARRAVHITLVSQVARTYLTLAGDREALDLARETRQSRQATLDLTLARIANGMATDLERHQAEEAVAVTQSEEARLTAQVAMDENALAVLTGRPVAELDLPARAVRDVAMGAAVAPGLPSELLARRPDILEAEHRLWAAGAQIGAARAAFFPRISLTGSMGYASLELHDLFDAAARTWTFIPSISLPIFDAGRNKANLKVAEADRQIRVAAYELAVQNAFREVSDALAKNEGYEGQAQAQARRVASAGQSRILVDKRYEAGLESAFAVHDAERTLFSARQDLLAARLARQLAVVELYAALGGGWDEGGAETSIQ from the coding sequence ATGCGAAGAATGATCCTGACCCTGGCCCTGCTCCTTGTGGGCGGGTGCGCCACCATGGCCCCGGACCGCGAACGGCCCGAGGTGAATCTGCCCGCGACGTGGGCGGCCGCCAAGGCCGACGCAGGCGCGACGTCGCCCGACATCAACGCAACCGGCTGGCGGGAGGTCTTTGCGGACCCCGCCCTGCAGAAACTCATCGAAACGGCCCTGCTGGAGAACAGAGACCTGCGCCAGGCCGTGCTCGCCCTGGACAAAGCCCGCGCCCAGTACGGAGTTGTCCGGGCCGACAGCCTGCCCAACGTCGATGCCTCGGGACGGAACTCCAACACCCGCTCCCCGGGCGACCTGCGCGGCGGCATCGAGGGCATCGACCGGCAATGGGCGGCGGGACTCGGCGTCGCCTCCTTCGAACTGGACCTGTTCGGGCGGGTCCGAAGCCTGGAAGACAAGGCCCTGGAGGAATACCTGGCCACGGAGGAGGCGCGGCGAGCCGTGCACATCACCCTGGTCTCCCAAGTGGCCCGGACCTACCTGACCCTGGCCGGCGACCGCGAGGCCCTGGATCTGGCCCGTGAAACCCGACAGAGCCGCCAGGCCACCCTGGATCTGACCCTGGCCAGGATCGCAAACGGCATGGCCACGGACCTGGAACGCCACCAGGCCGAAGAGGCCGTGGCCGTGACCCAGTCCGAGGAAGCCCGTCTCACGGCCCAGGTGGCCATGGACGAGAACGCCCTGGCCGTGCTCACGGGCCGGCCCGTGGCCGAACTGGACCTGCCGGCCAGAGCCGTACGCGACGTGGCCATGGGCGCCGCCGTGGCCCCGGGCCTGCCGTCGGAACTGCTGGCCCGCAGGCCCGACATCCTGGAGGCCGAACACCGCCTGTGGGCCGCCGGCGCCCAGATCGGCGCGGCCCGGGCCGCCTTCTTCCCGCGCATCAGCCTGACGGGCAGCATGGGCTACGCGAGCCTCGAACTCCACGACCTCTTCGACGCCGCGGCCCGGACCTGGACCTTCATCCCGAGCATATCCCTGCCCATCTTCGACGCCGGCCGGAACAAGGCCAACCTGAAGGTGGCCGAGGCCGACCGGCAGATCAGGGTCGCAGCCTACGAACTGGCCGTGCAGAACGCCTTCCGCGAGGTCTCCGATGCCCTGGCCAAGAACGAAGGGTACGAAGGGCAGGCCCAGGCCCAGGCCCGGCGAGTCGCCAGCGCGGGGCAGAGCCGCATCCTCGTGGACAAGCGCTACGAAGCCGGCCTGGAGAGCGCCTTCGCCGTGCACGACGCCGAGCGCACCCTCTTCTCGGCCCGCCAGGACCTCCTGGCCGCGCGCCTGGCCAGGCAGCTGGCCGTGGTCGAACTCTACGCCGCCCTGGGCGGCGGCTGGGACGAAGGCGGGGCCGAGACGTCGATCCAGTAG
- a CDS encoding glycosyltransferase family 9 protein produces MKKPILVIQMQRMGDLILSFPLFLWLGRAFPGHPVWVMAEPAFAGPLGRLSPNVRYLGYGQTDAVLREKFHLVLNLSHRPESMELAGRLQSEMLVGGYSRDGVVRVNGAWQEYRLSLTHNNRHNRFHWADLNALDVIPPDVMAATSWPGPRVMPEVVRQVGLFLGASEPDKRPSAKFWAELVGEVEKRGLVPVLLGGPAEGELGREVRRLAGRPVASACGALGLDQFAVFGQSLAAMVTPDTGPMHLAAWSGLRVLNLSMGPVHAWETGPYQPGHLVLRSSRDCVGCWRCRFDSPRCHGPFNPARVARLLDAALRGPANRLASMRLPGLEILASGRRDGLYHLAPLSIRPKAGQRLGEYWRNFWMHAFGIGTEAGCRVAADALRREHGGLARVMAVQAVRFLRSLAACADPVRQALQWQCASPSLRPLSGYCAAHVSNRDGSKESLRRVLALSEEHVGFLTER; encoded by the coding sequence GTGAAGAAGCCCATTCTCGTCATCCAGATGCAGCGCATGGGGGACCTGATTCTGTCCTTCCCGCTCTTCTTGTGGCTGGGCCGGGCGTTCCCAGGCCACCCGGTCTGGGTCATGGCCGAACCCGCCTTCGCCGGCCCCCTGGGACGCCTGAGTCCCAACGTGCGCTATCTGGGATACGGCCAGACCGACGCCGTGCTGCGCGAGAAATTTCATCTGGTCCTGAACCTGAGCCACAGGCCCGAGAGCATGGAGCTGGCGGGCCGCCTGCAGTCCGAAATGCTTGTCGGCGGCTATTCGCGGGACGGCGTCGTCCGCGTCAACGGCGCATGGCAGGAATACCGCCTTTCCCTGACGCACAACAACCGCCACAACCGGTTCCACTGGGCAGACCTGAACGCCCTGGACGTGATCCCACCGGACGTCATGGCCGCGACGAGCTGGCCCGGGCCGCGCGTCATGCCGGAGGTTGTGCGTCAGGTGGGGCTTTTTCTCGGCGCGAGCGAGCCGGACAAACGGCCTTCGGCGAAGTTCTGGGCGGAGCTGGTGGGGGAGGTCGAGAAACGCGGGTTGGTGCCCGTCCTGCTCGGCGGGCCGGCCGAAGGTGAGCTCGGCCGCGAGGTGCGCCGCCTGGCCGGCCGCCCTGTGGCCAGCGCCTGCGGGGCGCTGGGGCTCGATCAGTTCGCCGTGTTCGGCCAGAGCCTGGCGGCCATGGTCACGCCCGATACGGGGCCCATGCACTTGGCGGCCTGGTCGGGCCTGCGGGTCCTGAATCTGTCCATGGGGCCGGTCCACGCCTGGGAGACGGGGCCCTACCAGCCGGGGCATCTGGTCCTGCGCAGTTCCCGCGACTGCGTGGGCTGCTGGCGCTGCCGATTCGACAGTCCTCGCTGCCACGGGCCATTCAACCCGGCGCGGGTGGCACGCCTGCTGGACGCGGCCCTGCGCGGCCCCGCGAACCGTCTGGCGTCCATGCGCCTGCCTGGCCTGGAGATCCTTGCTTCGGGCCGCCGCGACGGCCTGTATCACCTCGCTCCGCTCTCAATCCGTCCCAAGGCGGGTCAGCGCCTCGGCGAGTACTGGCGGAACTTCTGGATGCACGCATTCGGCATCGGCACGGAGGCCGGGTGCCGCGTGGCCGCGGATGCCCTGCGCCGGGAACACGGCGGCCTGGCCCGCGTCATGGCTGTCCAGGCCGTGCGCTTCCTGCGCAGTCTGGCCGCGTGTGCCGATCCCGTGCGGCAGGCCCTTCAGTGGCAGTGCGCCTCGCCGTCGCTGCGCCCATTGAGCGGCTACTGCGCGGCGCACGTCTCCAACCGCGACGGATCGAAGGAGAGCCTGCGGCGGGTTCTGGCCCTGAGCGAGGAGCACGTTGGATTTCTGACGGAACGCTGA
- a CDS encoding CgeB family protein: protein MTAADYTAEALCGEDGSLDVRIVSDGRARHLGGRRGTENELRRVADVPDEGALPVLLGAGLGAGLGDVLARTAGPVAVVDAEGKVYGLTGVRKKWRDDPRVLWLDESDPETVLTALTRWQLGHGGLPFAPVLDPFYARLRPDFYRVLAERLELSRKVDFWGRARYPKFRSPEPRVLLLTSSYFLMGELQAACTRLGYATCFVQLPSQEVGSQEFVERMLAEILAFRPDFVLTINHLGVDKEGILTGLLARLELPLASWFVDNPHLILYIYENLSSDWVTLFTWDADNIASLKAQGFGRVHYLPLATDPHRFAFAPDTRPVRDVAFVGNSMVHKVRAKLERYAFPDALVRDVEGLGRAFMESGLLSVGDFLDHERPGHAALFRSLPDVDTRLAFETLITWQATLLYRLQRVERLLPFKPMLVGDPGWHELLPKGGWTYHRELNYYDDLPRFYPATRVNFNCTSQQMKGAVNQRVFDVPVCGGFLLTDHRRQMEDLFEPGREIVCYGDPGEIPDLVRHYLARDGARRKVTEAARSRILAEHTYDLRLASLARTMRGIYG from the coding sequence TTGACCGCCGCCGACTATACCGCCGAAGCCCTGTGCGGCGAGGACGGCTCCCTGGACGTGCGCATCGTCAGTGACGGCCGCGCCCGCCATCTGGGAGGGCGTCGGGGGACCGAGAACGAGCTGCGTCGCGTGGCCGACGTGCCGGACGAGGGCGCGCTGCCCGTGCTGCTCGGCGCGGGCCTGGGCGCGGGTCTGGGCGATGTCCTGGCGCGGACCGCTGGCCCCGTGGCCGTGGTCGACGCCGAGGGAAAGGTCTACGGTCTGACGGGCGTGCGGAAAAAATGGCGCGATGATCCCAGGGTGCTGTGGCTGGACGAGTCAGACCCCGAGACCGTCCTGACCGCTCTGACCCGCTGGCAGCTCGGCCACGGCGGCCTGCCCTTCGCCCCGGTCCTCGACCCCTTCTACGCCCGGTTGCGCCCGGATTTTTACCGCGTCCTGGCCGAACGGCTCGAATTGTCCCGCAAGGTCGATTTTTGGGGCCGGGCGCGCTACCCCAAGTTTCGTTCGCCCGAGCCGCGGGTGCTCCTGCTGACGAGTTCCTATTTTCTGATGGGCGAACTGCAGGCGGCCTGCACGCGCCTCGGCTACGCCACCTGCTTCGTGCAGCTGCCCAGCCAGGAGGTGGGCAGCCAGGAGTTCGTGGAGCGCATGCTGGCGGAAATCCTGGCCTTCCGCCCCGACTTCGTGCTGACCATCAACCACCTCGGGGTGGACAAGGAGGGAATCCTTACCGGCCTCCTGGCCCGGCTCGAGCTGCCCCTGGCCTCGTGGTTCGTCGACAACCCCCATCTCATTCTCTACATCTACGAAAATCTCTCCTCGGACTGGGTCACGCTCTTCACTTGGGACGCGGACAACATCGCGTCCCTGAAGGCCCAGGGCTTCGGGCGCGTGCACTACCTGCCCCTGGCCACGGACCCGCATCGCTTCGCATTCGCGCCGGACACCAGGCCCGTGCGCGACGTGGCCTTCGTCGGCAACTCCATGGTGCACAAGGTGCGGGCCAAGCTCGAACGGTACGCATTCCCGGACGCGCTTGTGCGAGACGTCGAGGGTCTCGGCCGAGCCTTCATGGAGAGCGGGCTCCTGTCCGTCGGGGATTTTCTCGACCACGAACGCCCTGGCCATGCCGCGCTGTTCCGGTCACTTCCCGACGTGGACACGCGGCTGGCCTTCGAGACCCTGATCACCTGGCAGGCGACCCTGCTCTACCGCCTGCAGCGGGTCGAGCGCCTGCTGCCCTTCAAGCCCATGCTGGTCGGGGACCCGGGCTGGCATGAACTGCTGCCCAAGGGCGGCTGGACCTATCACCGTGAACTCAACTATTACGACGATTTGCCCCGGTTCTACCCGGCCACGCGTGTCAACTTCAACTGCACGAGCCAGCAGATGAAGGGCGCCGTCAACCAGCGCGTCTTCGACGTGCCCGTGTGCGGCGGCTTCCTGCTCACGGACCATCGTCGCCAGATGGAGGATCTCTTCGAGCCCGGCCGCGAAATTGTCTGCTACGGCGATCCCGGGGAAATTCCGGACCTGGTGCGCCACTACCTGGCCCGCGACGGCGCGCGGCGGAAGGTCACGGAGGCGGCGCGCAGCCGCATCCTGGCCGAGCATACCTACGACCTGCGCCTGGCGTCCCTGGCGCGGACCATGCGCGGGATCTACGGGTAA
- the dtd gene encoding D-aminoacyl-tRNA deacylase: MRAVLQRVRSARVTVDGRVTGEIGPGVLIFVGFGRGDEPGMAGGPVWNRFVDKLLGLRLFPDAGGPINASLADHGGGILVVSQFTLYADVRKGRRPSFSTAAPPEAARSLYDAFTADLRRRWPDVAEGEFGADMDVSLVNWGPVTIWLDSAEL, from the coding sequence ATGCGCGCGGTCCTGCAGCGGGTGCGCAGCGCCAGGGTCACTGTGGATGGGCGCGTGACGGGCGAGATCGGTCCGGGCGTGCTGATTTTCGTCGGCTTCGGCAGGGGCGACGAGCCCGGCATGGCCGGCGGGCCGGTCTGGAACAGGTTCGTGGACAAGCTCCTGGGCCTGCGGCTCTTCCCCGACGCCGGCGGGCCCATCAACGCGAGCCTGGCCGATCACGGCGGGGGGATCCTTGTCGTCTCCCAGTTCACCCTCTACGCCGACGTGCGCAAGGGGCGCCGGCCGTCCTTTTCCACGGCGGCCCCGCCCGAAGCCGCCCGGTCCCTGTACGACGCCTTCACCGCCGACCTGCGCCGCCGCTGGCCCGACGTGGCCGAGGGCGAGTTCGGCGCGGACATGGACGTGTCCCTGGTCAACTGGGGGCCGGTGACCATCTGGCTGGACAGCGCCGAACTGTAG
- the queD gene encoding 6-carboxytetrahydropterin synthase QueD, with the protein MGKGQWRLRVSGDFSSSHQLRHYEGKCENMHGHNFEVEVDVVGDRLDPKLGILMDFKVLKRLLKAVTDELDHRHLNELPAFADHNPSSELLAQYVYRRMKEMLAAHPVRLEQVMVSEKASSRAYYSEGAD; encoded by the coding sequence ATGGGCAAGGGACAATGGCGGCTGCGGGTCAGCGGCGACTTCAGTTCGTCGCACCAGCTGCGGCATTACGAGGGCAAGTGCGAGAACATGCACGGCCACAATTTCGAGGTCGAGGTGGACGTGGTCGGAGACCGGCTCGACCCGAAACTCGGCATCCTCATGGATTTCAAGGTCTTGAAACGCCTTCTCAAGGCCGTGACCGACGAGTTGGACCACCGCCACCTGAACGAACTGCCCGCCTTCGCGGACCACAACCCGTCCTCGGAGCTGCTGGCGCAGTACGTCTACCGCCGCATGAAGGAGATGCTTGCCGCGCATCCCGTGCGCCTGGAGCAGGTCATGGTTTCTGAAAAGGCCAGTTCACGCGCCTACTATTCCGAAGGGGCGGACTGA
- the dnaE gene encoding DNA polymerase III subunit alpha, with protein MSGFTHLHCHSEYSLLDGAIRLKDLCARAVDFGFSSAAITDHGNLYGSLPFYLEAKKHGIKPIIGSEVYIAEDMTDRENKKRFHLVLLAQNLTGFHNLVKIVSAGFLEGFYYKPRVDKKLLRAHSEGIVCLSACLQGEVPYALRHSTFDKALMVAQEYMDIFPDRFYLELQSNGLKEQEVVNDRLMELARETGLPLVATNDCHYLGKDDYEAHDILLCVGTGKIASEKQRLRFDTNEFYYKAPEEMEAAFAHCPEAIENAGRIADMCEVELKLKQHFFPVYDVPEGSSLDEEFRRLAVEGLKERIAALPYEVDEEFYRERLEFELEVIIGKGFPAYFLIVQDFINWAKSQGIPVGPGRGSAAGSLVSYALKITDLDPIRYKLFFERFLNVERSSLPDIDVDFCYNRRDEVIKYVTRKYGADHVAQIVAFGTMKAKGAIRDVARALDVSLKDADRIAKLIPDDLKMTLTKALDEEPELRTLIDSDPQYRKLYDVARRLEGLARHSSIHAAGIVISQKPMVEYLPLHKGKNGEVVTQLDMKKVELIGLIKFDFLGLKTLTVIDDALKLIRKNNKPVPILEKLPLDDPQTYELLCRGETDGVFQLESDGMRRVLRGLKPSCFEDIIALLALYRPGPLESGMVDDFIGRKHGLRKVEYEYPELAPVVHPILEDTYGVILYQEQVMKIASDLAKYSLGEGDNLRRAMGKKDPAEMAKQRVRFLDGARENNISQEAAEYIFDLMEKFAGYGFNKSHSAAYAVISYQTAYVKAHYPAEFMAAIITSEVSNSDKILAHVSACRDMNIEVLPPDVNRSFNEFTVEGESIRYGLSGIKGVGEGAVESIVEERENGGNFTSLLDFCQRVNLRKVNKKVLESLIKSGAMDAFGCSRRALLEGLDKVQAMAQKRAKRKTSGQLSFMSLVEENTCNLTGLGVEGEEADLPEYGDDEKCRMEKEAFGFFLIGHPLQPFRQEIRRLGYTSLAQCVDLPEKTPVQVPVLVTSVKTIFTKKGDRMAFCGIEDLGGSGEAIVFAEPYAASRDLLASEEPLLMTGTVAKREAAVGEEGEEGPKKAKVLAESFKLLADVVGSGSEPVVLLVRANGREPDWAGLGDIVLRYPGQAPVQVDLVREDYVCRLQFGPDFMVAPCPDFWREFELWRQA; from the coding sequence ATGAGCGGTTTCACCCACCTGCATTGCCATTCCGAATACAGCCTCCTGGACGGCGCCATCCGCCTGAAGGACCTGTGCGCTCGGGCCGTGGATTTCGGCTTCTCCTCGGCCGCCATCACCGACCATGGCAACCTCTACGGCTCCCTGCCGTTCTACCTCGAAGCCAAGAAGCACGGCATAAAGCCCATCATCGGCAGCGAAGTCTACATCGCCGAGGACATGACCGACCGGGAGAACAAGAAGCGCTTCCACCTGGTCCTGCTGGCCCAGAACCTCACGGGCTTTCACAACCTGGTCAAGATCGTGTCCGCCGGATTTCTCGAGGGCTTCTACTACAAGCCCCGCGTGGACAAGAAGCTCCTGCGAGCCCACAGCGAGGGGATCGTCTGCCTTTCGGCATGCCTGCAGGGCGAAGTACCCTACGCCCTGCGCCACAGCACCTTCGACAAGGCGCTCATGGTGGCCCAGGAGTACATGGACATTTTCCCGGACCGCTTCTACCTGGAGTTGCAGTCCAACGGCCTCAAAGAGCAGGAGGTCGTCAACGACCGGCTCATGGAACTGGCCAGGGAGACGGGACTGCCCCTGGTGGCCACCAACGACTGCCACTACTTGGGCAAGGACGACTACGAGGCCCACGACATCCTGCTGTGCGTGGGCACGGGCAAGATCGCCTCGGAGAAGCAGCGCCTCAGGTTCGACACCAACGAGTTCTACTACAAGGCCCCCGAGGAGATGGAGGCGGCCTTCGCCCATTGCCCCGAGGCCATCGAGAACGCCGGCCGCATCGCCGACATGTGCGAGGTGGAGCTCAAGCTCAAGCAGCATTTCTTCCCGGTCTACGACGTGCCCGAAGGGTCGAGCCTGGACGAGGAGTTCCGCCGCCTGGCGGTGGAGGGTCTGAAGGAGCGCATCGCGGCGCTACCCTACGAGGTGGATGAGGAGTTCTACCGCGAGCGCCTGGAATTCGAGCTGGAGGTCATCATCGGGAAGGGCTTTCCGGCCTACTTCCTCATCGTCCAGGACTTCATCAACTGGGCCAAGTCACAGGGCATCCCCGTGGGGCCTGGGCGCGGCTCGGCCGCCGGGTCCCTGGTCTCCTACGCCCTGAAGATCACGGACCTGGACCCCATCCGCTACAAGCTTTTCTTCGAGCGCTTCCTGAACGTCGAACGCTCGTCCCTGCCCGATATCGACGTGGACTTCTGCTACAACCGGCGCGACGAGGTCATCAAGTACGTGACCCGCAAGTACGGGGCGGACCACGTGGCCCAGATCGTGGCCTTCGGGACCATGAAGGCCAAGGGCGCCATCCGCGACGTGGCCCGGGCCCTGGACGTGAGCCTCAAGGACGCCGACCGCATCGCCAAGCTCATCCCCGACGATCTGAAGATGACCCTGACCAAGGCACTGGACGAGGAGCCGGAGCTCAGAACCCTCATCGACAGCGACCCGCAGTACCGCAAGCTCTACGACGTGGCCCGCCGCCTGGAGGGGCTGGCCCGCCACTCGTCCATCCACGCCGCCGGCATCGTCATCTCCCAGAAGCCCATGGTCGAGTACCTGCCGCTGCACAAGGGCAAGAACGGCGAGGTCGTGACCCAGCTGGACATGAAGAAGGTCGAGCTCATCGGCCTCATCAAGTTCGACTTCCTGGGCCTCAAGACCCTGACGGTCATCGACGACGCCCTGAAGCTCATCCGCAAGAACAACAAGCCCGTGCCGATCCTGGAGAAGCTGCCCCTGGACGACCCCCAGACCTACGAGCTCCTGTGCCGAGGCGAGACCGACGGCGTGTTCCAGCTGGAATCCGACGGCATGCGGCGCGTCCTGCGCGGGCTCAAGCCTTCCTGTTTCGAGGACATCATCGCGCTCCTGGCCCTGTACCGCCCGGGGCCGCTCGAATCCGGCATGGTCGACGACTTCATCGGCCGCAAGCACGGCCTGCGCAAGGTCGAGTACGAATACCCGGAGCTCGCGCCCGTGGTGCACCCCATCCTGGAGGACACCTACGGCGTCATCCTCTACCAGGAACAGGTCATGAAGATCGCCTCGGACCTGGCCAAGTACTCCCTCGGCGAGGGCGACAACCTGCGCCGCGCCATGGGCAAGAAGGACCCGGCCGAGATGGCCAAGCAGCGGGTGCGTTTCCTGGACGGCGCGCGCGAGAACAACATTTCCCAGGAGGCGGCCGAGTACATCTTTGACCTGATGGAGAAGTTCGCGGGCTACGGCTTCAACAAGTCCCACAGCGCGGCCTACGCCGTCATCTCCTACCAGACGGCCTACGTGAAGGCCCACTACCCGGCCGAATTCATGGCTGCCATCATCACCTCGGAAGTCTCCAACTCCGACAAGATCCTGGCCCACGTCAGCGCCTGTCGGGACATGAACATCGAGGTCCTGCCGCCCGACGTGAACAGGAGCTTCAACGAGTTCACCGTCGAGGGCGAGTCCATCCGCTACGGCCTGTCGGGCATCAAGGGCGTGGGCGAGGGGGCCGTGGAGTCCATTGTCGAGGAACGGGAGAATGGCGGGAATTTTACCAGCCTGCTCGATTTCTGTCAGCGCGTGAATCTGCGCAAGGTCAATAAGAAGGTCCTGGAATCGCTGATCAAGTCCGGCGCCATGGACGCCTTCGGCTGCTCGCGCCGCGCCTTGCTGGAAGGACTCGACAAGGTCCAGGCCATGGCCCAGAAGCGGGCCAAGCGGAAAACCTCGGGGCAACTGTCCTTCATGAGCCTGGTGGAGGAGAATACCTGCAACCTGACGGGGCTCGGCGTCGAGGGCGAGGAGGCGGATCTGCCCGAATACGGGGACGACGAGAAGTGCCGCATGGAGAAGGAGGCCTTCGGGTTCTTTCTCATCGGTCACCCCCTGCAGCCTTTCCGGCAGGAGATCCGCAGGCTCGGGTACACGTCGCTGGCGCAGTGCGTGGACCTGCCCGAGAAGACGCCGGTGCAGGTGCCGGTGCTGGTCACTTCGGTCAAGACCATCTTCACCAAGAAGGGCGACCGCATGGCCTTCTGCGGCATCGAGGATCTGGGCGGCTCGGGAGAGGCCATCGTCTTCGCCGAACCGTACGCGGCCAGCCGCGACCTCCTGGCCTCGGAAGAGCCCCTGCTCATGACCGGCACCGTGGCCAAGCGGGAGGCCGCGGTCGGCGAGGAGGGCGAGGAGGGACCCAAGAAGGCCAAGGTTCTGGCCGAATCCTTCAAGCTCCTGGCGGACGTGGTGGGTTCGGGCTCCGAACCCGTGGTGCTCCTGGTGCGGGCCAACGGCCGCGAACCGGACTGGGCTGGGCTCGGCGACATCGTGTTGCGCTACCCCGGCCAGGCCCCGGTGCAGGTCGATCTGGTGCGCGAGGACTACGTGTGCCGTCTGCAGTTCGGGCCCGATTTCATGGTCGCGCCGTGTCCGGACTTCTGGCGGGAATTCGAACTGTGGCGTCAGGCCTGA
- the gap gene encoding type I glyceraldehyde-3-phosphate dehydrogenase, whose amino-acid sequence MAVKIALNGFGRIGRYLARIMAGNKDLQLVRVNARGDNAQLAYLLKYDSVHGTFAGDVTPNEQGFLLNGQQVEVTRNAPDAWDWKGIDILVESTGKFTDRESCEKHLAAGAKKVLISAPGKNADLTVVMGVNDALYDPAAHNIVSNASCTTNCLAPAAKALNDAFGIKHGLMTTIHSYTMSQRMLDGTHKDIRRGRAGAMNILPTTTGAAKAVSLVIPALAGKLDGMAVRVPTPNVSLVDLVVEVEKPTTAAEVNAALKAAASGPEGGAMGYTEVPLVSMDYVGSHYGGVVDGLCTSVMNGSMVKIIVWYDNEAGFTHQLKRLVAMVGAKL is encoded by the coding sequence ATGGCTGTCAAAATCGCACTGAACGGATTCGGCCGCATCGGCCGCTACCTGGCCCGCATCATGGCCGGCAACAAGGACCTTCAGCTGGTCCGCGTCAACGCTCGCGGAGACAACGCGCAGCTGGCGTACCTGCTCAAGTACGACTCGGTCCACGGCACCTTCGCCGGGGACGTCACGCCCAACGAGCAGGGCTTCCTGCTGAACGGCCAGCAGGTCGAGGTCACCCGCAACGCCCCCGACGCCTGGGACTGGAAGGGCATCGACATCCTGGTCGAGTCCACGGGCAAGTTCACGGACCGCGAGAGCTGCGAGAAGCACTTGGCCGCCGGCGCGAAGAAGGTCCTCATCTCCGCCCCGGGCAAGAACGCCGACCTGACCGTGGTCATGGGCGTCAACGACGCCCTCTACGACCCGGCCGCGCACAACATCGTCTCCAACGCGTCCTGTACGACCAACTGCCTGGCCCCGGCGGCCAAGGCCCTGAACGACGCCTTCGGCATCAAGCACGGCCTGATGACGACCATCCACTCCTACACCATGAGCCAGCGCATGCTCGACGGCACCCACAAGGACATCCGCCGCGGCCGGGCCGGCGCCATGAACATCCTGCCCACGACTACGGGCGCGGCCAAGGCCGTGAGCCTGGTCATCCCGGCCCTGGCTGGCAAGCTCGACGGCATGGCCGTGCGCGTGCCCACGCCCAACGTGTCCTTGGTGGACCTGGTGGTCGAGGTCGAGAAACCGACCACGGCGGCCGAAGTCAATGCGGCCCTGAAGGCCGCGGCCAGCGGTCCCGAGGGCGGCGCCATGGGCTACACCGAAGTGCCGCTCGTCTCCATGGACTACGTTGGCAGCCATTACGGCGGCGTGGTCGACGGCCTGTGCACCTCGGTCATGAACGGTTCCATGGTCAAGATCATCGTCTGGTACGACAACGAGGCAGGCTTCACACATCAGTTGAAGCGCCTGGTTGCCATGGTCGGGGCCAAGCTCTAG
- the fba gene encoding class II fructose-1,6-bisphosphate aldolase produces the protein MPLTTPKEMFARGYVEGFAVGGFNVNNMEIIQGIMEAGNLEKSPLILQVSAGARRYAGQVYIIKLMEAALAENDLPVCLHLDHGQNFEICKEVIDGGFTSVMIDGSHLPYEENIALTKKVAAYAHDRGVWVEAELGQLSGVEDDVDVEHSVYTDPDQAAEFVGRTGCDSLAIAIGTSHGAYKFAGEAKLDFDRLEKIKALLPGYPIVLHGASSVPQEFVEMANAYGAEIAGAKGVPEDLLRKAAASAVCKINIDTDIRLAMTATIRKYLVENPSHFDPRQYLQVARNAVRDMVAHKIRNVLGSSNKI, from the coding sequence ATGCCCCTGACCACCCCCAAGGAAATGTTTGCCCGAGGTTACGTCGAAGGGTTCGCCGTCGGCGGTTTCAACGTGAACAACATGGAGATCATCCAGGGGATCATGGAGGCGGGCAATCTCGAGAAATCCCCGCTCATCCTGCAGGTCTCGGCCGGCGCGCGCCGCTACGCCGGACAGGTCTACATCATCAAGCTCATGGAGGCCGCCCTGGCCGAGAACGACCTGCCCGTCTGCCTGCACCTGGACCACGGACAGAATTTCGAGATCTGCAAGGAAGTCATCGACGGCGGCTTCACCTCGGTCATGATCGACGGTTCGCATCTTCCCTACGAGGAGAACATCGCCCTGACCAAGAAGGTCGCGGCCTACGCCCATGACCGCGGCGTGTGGGTCGAGGCCGAACTGGGGCAGCTCTCCGGCGTGGAGGACGACGTGGACGTCGAGCACAGCGTCTACACCGACCCGGACCAGGCCGCCGAATTCGTCGGCCGCACGGGCTGCGACTCTCTGGCCATCGCCATCGGCACCAGCCACGGCGCCTACAAGTTCGCCGGCGAGGCCAAGCTCGACTTCGACCGCCTGGAGAAGATCAAGGCCCTGCTGCCCGGCTATCCCATCGTCCTGCACGGCGCGTCGTCCGTGCCCCAGGAGTTCGTCGAGATGGCCAACGCCTACGGCGCCGAGATCGCCGGTGCCAAGGGCGTGCCAGAGGACCTGCTGCGCAAGGCGGCCGCTTCGGCCGTGTGCAAGATCAACATCGACACGGACATCCGTCTGGCCATGACCGCCACTATCCGCAAGTATTTGGTCGAGAACCCGTCGCACTTCGACCCGCGTCAGTATCTGCAGGTCGCCCGTAACGCCGTGCGCGACATGGTGGCCCACAAGATCCGCAACGTCCTTGGTTCATCCAACAAGATTTAA